gagagagagcaaggcTAAAAGAGACAAATGGATTGAAGGAAAAGTGTATAGAAAGTACAACAATGTAGTAAtagaggaaaagacagagaaggaCCGTGGAGGAAAAGGCAGAAGACGAGGGGAAGATGAGTGTGAGGTGGGAGACGGAGGGACTCCAGACAGTTGGCATCGTGTGCCTGGTGATCATGTTCCTCAAACTGATGCACCTGCTGGGCCTGATCGACATCACTGAGACTGGTGAGACAACCTGGGATAGGGgcaatgaagaggaggaggaggagggtgcaGCGAAGAGGCGGAGAgtgaactatatatatatatatataattaagtTTATTCACTCAAAGATATTTGTGAATGATGTTTGACTCAGGTCGGAATAGTTGTAAATCACAAGAGGAGTAAAAATAGTTGTGAGGTGCTTACAAGGATGCGGCAAGtcaataaacacataaatctttatgtaaatgttactcaaacaggagtaaagaGTTTGtgggggactattttcagctggaataaatatatatttgaagtCTAGTGAGTATTTGCAGCTCCAGGACCTGGATGCACTAGCTGTACATAAGTTCAAACCTTACTAGTTGTTACAAATGATAGTTTACTAAGTAGTTTTACATCTTAAAACTGCCATGTGGAGCTAAATAAACTGacaaagctaacattagtttGCTAAGAATAGGTCATATACCCATTTGGAGTAAAGGAGATAATATGAAATACAGTTGAAATATCTGATAATGATGTAAATTATATCTATGTCAGTTGGGTTAGCATAATCAGATCTTTCTGAACTGTATGAACAATATGGACTCTGAAACAAATTTGTGCACATAtgcagacaaaaataaatcaataccAACTTTAAATATGTACCATAATGTTTGATAGTTATGCTTGCTTGTGATGCTACAGTGACTGTCTTGTTCTATCATTActtaaacaatgaaataaattagttttatattataatatacgtctgataatatttattttagttccCACAGTATACTTCACAATCAGCTGTTGTTGAATTTACAAATTAACCAGTCATGTCTTATATCTGTACCTCTGAGACTCagatgagtttatttatttatttttttaattgatgcTGGTGGAGTTTTTCACAAGATTACAGCCCTGGTTTGGGTTCTTACTTATTCTTACTTAGAAAACCATGCAATCATTGAATTGGTTTGAGGTTTTACATAATGGGGTGGATAGTAGAAACAGCAACGATTTCTATTTTAATGGATTGTGAGCGTTCACATCATATGTGATCACATGTTGGTTGTTTGATTAAAGCTTGATTGATTACACCATGTCTGTTTAATCTGTGTTTAAATACACTGAACTTTAGTCTTTGGCTGATGTGACACGTCCATATCTGTTTAATCGAGTCACATCAAAGCTGTCAACTAGTTTCCTGTGAGCTTCCCCGCTTGGGAGTTAACACAGATTCTCTTTAGAAGTCAGAAACTTGTTAGTATGACTTTGATATGACAGGTTGAAACTCACAGGAAAATATTTAGACATATTTATGATAAAGGAGGTCACTGGTCATCTCCTGCTGCcttcttcttttaaatgaaCCCTAAAGAAACAATCCTATATTACATAACAGCTCCGTCCACTGTGGGTTTGGTTTATGTTTCACAGCATATTATGTTTCACtgctctgctggatgttttttcAGAATACAGCTTGAGTCTTTTCCGCCGGACCGCTCAGCTCTCATCGTATAAACCTCTCAGTGttgacttgttttctttgttttgtttttttcttcctcttactATCACTCTCTCACTGTTCTCCATTTACCTGCTTTCACACCATCTTGATGTCAacacccttcctcctcctcctcctcctcttctcttctctctgtctaaaGATGGTGAGTATGGTAACCGTACAAACCCAACTATCTCTGAGACGACcaccctccctctttttttgaatgtttttccttttcccagTTATGCAGTGCTTTCTCttagtgtgtgtgaaaactAAAAGACTTTGATTGAATTTCTCTAattctggcttttctttttaaaagcagaTCAAAACGACACTTGTTTGGTGATATTTCCCCCGTAAAGAAAGTACCTCCTTTTCTTGTTTAATCCCTCGTTCGCCTGCCTCTCCAGTTTTTTGCTAAATATCTCTCTTAAACTTGCACGTTTTTCCCCACCTGCTCTATAACAAATGCCTCCCTGTTGAAAGTGTGATCCCACCCCTCCCCGAcctgcatccacacacactcaatgtCTGCCCcatcctccctctttttctcttcatctttccccctctctctacgtcacttctctctctctctttcttttctctcttcctgtctgtctatccatccctttctctctctgtctgtctctttccccCACAGACAGCAGCGACAGTGATTTGGAGCTGTCGACGGTGCGTCACCAGCCGGAGGGCCTGGACCAGCTGCAGGCTCAGACTAAGTTCACCAGGAAGGAGCTTCAGTCTCTCTATCGAGGCTTCAAGAACGTACGTCCAGCTGCCAACTGCTGAGACTTTCTCCATTGCTCTACCTCCTTTATTAATATGCTTTATATAGACTTGAATTATTCTAAtatatattgcttttttttttcttcctctcttgaGCAGGAGTGTCCCAGTGGGATGGTTGATGAGGAGACATTCAAGACCATCTATTCTCAGTTCTTTCCCCAAGGAGGTTAGACGTTAAAAcaatctctcctctcttgtcctTTACTATtagggactgtatgaaaattatTAGAACAGGAGGGtcgtgtatttttttttttttttttttttttttttactttttgctggGCGGTGGTCTGAAATATTTGGGAGAGCAGGGgaaggtattttattttgcatgtcacagatttatactttatttcaacattttcttgTGCATTTTATTAACAATCAAAATATGTGAGATCATAACAGTGGTAGAAGAATACAGATACTTTACTTAAAGAGTAACTTAGGTATTTTTCAACCTGCTGGCAACTGACTGACTCAGATTGTTATATGTGTTATATTATGTGTCTGACAACATTTTGGAAAGGACCCTActgagaaatgaaacattttctgtaccTTTTGCTTGACCCAGTCTGTGAAATCCCCTCTGTGGGCGTTGGATTACAGCACCCATAGGAACACAAGCAATCTTCAAGTCTTCAGAGCTTCACAATCTTGCAGCAGCTAGTTCACCCGGAAGTATAGGCAAAATTAACTTAAAGTCTGAAATGTAAATGGTGTGTAGAATGCCTTTTCATTGTGGATTATTATTGAATTGAtgttattgatgcattaatgtgtaagtAGCAATTTATAGTTGTAGCTGATGGATGTGCAGATAATTTTAACCACTTTATCTTTTGTGGGCAGTTCAATTATTAACAGTGCAAAAGACCCAGTGTGATAACGACAATTCTGCCTATAGATTGAAAGGATGATTAAGTAACTACAGCTATGAATAAATGGGGTGAAAAGGCAACATTTCCTTTGTAATTTAGTTTAGAAgtataaaataacattaaatggCAACACTCAAGTAAAGATTTCGATTCTTTGTTGCTGGAAGGCATTGAACATTACCTCTTCACTttattctatattatattattaacagAACCACAGTAAAGTTGAATACATACTATAGAGTTAATTTATAATATGATGCACATTCAGCACAGCCCACAGTGAAAATATTATGCTGTTGAAGCCCTCTTATTACTGTGCGTGACAGGGGTAATAACTGTTTATTTAGAAAGCAGGTTAAAGgcaaactgtttaaaaagtcaaacataaTATCCCCACCACCCCTATAATCTTCTATCGTTTGCCGTTTTAAACTACAGTACATTAAATCTATGACCCCAACTACTTTTGTCCACAGATGCAACCACCTAcgctcacttcctgttcaacGCATTTGACATTGACAGAAACGGTTCAATCCGCTTTGAGGACTTTGTCATCGGCCTGTCAGTGTTGCTCAGAGGTTCAGTCACAGAGAAGCTCAACTGGGCCTTTAACCTCTACGACATTAATAAGGATGGTTACATCACAAAAGaggtatgtgtgggtgtgtgtatctgtgggATGAGTAATTTttcgacaatgaaaagttagaTTAACATATTTAAGATGATTCCGCCAACACTATTTCTTACCTTCATTCCTCCAAGTATACACAAAACAGGGAGTACGGACAGACAAAGATTCACCTATTCAATAGATATTCCAAAATTTGTTAAATGACTTACCGTTACATTACGGCTGTAATTTCAGGTGAAACCAACATAATTTAATATCTTTCTGACTGTGCTGAGGGACATGCATCGTTCATAGGCAATCCCATGTTTAATCTTGTCTTGTCCgtgtttgttcatttacatGTTGTAGTTTAGAGCTTTGTaattttaaactctttaaatctTTCATTTTGCTTCTGTCTTCCGCTTTTCAGGAGATGTTGGCAATTATGAAGTCAATCTATGATATGATGGGGAGGTACACCTACCCCTGTGTGCGAGATGAAGCACCATACGAACACGTGGACAAGTTCTTCCAGGTTCAGAatgcacacaaatataaaaaagatacaAGTACACAGCTTCAGGGTCTGTTTTTTCTGCTCAAATGAAGATTTAATGTTTTCACTAATCTTCCTTTCTCTCGGTTTTGTGAATTCTTTCCTACAGAAGATGGATAAAAACCGAGATGGTGTAGTGACGATTGAAGAGTTCATTGAGACCTGTCAAAAGGTGACTTTTTCACCCagcgtcacacacacaaaaggattATACACCATCACAAAGAAAATCTTAGTTACTTATCAACACAATAGATTAGTGTACACAAGGTCAGTGCCAGTAACAACATGATGTTGCTGCTTAATCAGCCACTAAGATGAAAGTCATGCATTTCTCAAAATGCATGACTTTCCCGTCTCCATCCTGAATCATCAGTTCAGATAGGATTGAATGTTAATTCCTTTCTTAACACTGGATGTTAATACAGTCATTATAGACACACATATTACTGTCAGAGTAATAAAGCTCTGATACTTACCCCTTAATATCAGCTgcttgcattttttattttattttttgtttgttttaataatctCTCTTTTGAACCCATCGTGGCCCAAATTATGtgacacaaaccaacacaaaaCCAGCACTCAGAAGGAAGGAGAGTAAAAGCCATTAGTAGTTTTGGTGGTCAAGGATCTTAACCTCACTCTACTCTTCTTCTTTATGGATAGgagatacagtaaatatttagtgcagtggttagcactgtcacctcataGCAAGAAGGTTCATGGTTCGAACCTGGGGGtctttctgtgtagagtttacatgttctcaacggttgtttgtctctatgtgccctacGATAAGCTGGCACAAGCTGGaaccccgcctctcgccctaagtcagctgtgataggctccagccccactgtgaccctagtgaggataagcggttacagaaaatggatggacagaGCCACCCACAGTACAGTATAGGCAAAGACAAGTGtgctatacagtatgtacatcaCCCCAGGAATCTCTTACTAGGTCTCTTTTCTTAGGCCCAGTTCCTCTTGTTCTCACTGTCCATTATGGACCCAGTGGTAAAACCCATCCTCACATTCTCAGGGAGCCCATTGAGCTATAGGTGACATACATAATGAATGAGACTGGAGGTGGTACAGTGCAATACAATACTGACAACTTCAGACTTTAAATTatgcatttctttcttcttttctaagTCTATTTTCATGTTGAAATGTATTCTatcattaaatgaaatatatatttttgctcaCATTGCTGCAGTCAGGTTCAGTGTTCAGGCTAAGGATCTGTATTTGTTTAATGATGCTTTAAAATCCTtggtttattttgaattgataCTGTTAGTAAATGGTGTAACCGTGTGAAACATGTGCACAATATGCCTATCAGGACTTTCTTTATGCCTGCTAGAAATTTATCCATAAtcacaaacaaatcattttaaaattcacaATATCAAATTGTATTTTCAGTTACATCATTTAGCTTTCATTACCTTCTTAGTTCAGATCACTGAATCTACACCACTGCTGTTCACCCTGATGCCAGTCGAACTCCATTGGAGACATGTTTCTGTGCCTTCTCCCAGACTGAAAAACATGTCATTACAGCTTCAAAGGCTGTAAAAAGCTAATTGATATTTACAGGCTACTGTGGGAGGATTTACCTCCTCATGTAGGCGTTGGTTGTGGGCAGAACTCTCACAACAtgttggaaagaaaacaacattgtcagtaagggggaaaaaaggataTAATGAGgcaaatatttgactttgtgccccttgttgtatttgtgtagccacagtgtcacagatcaGTGTCTTTGTCCTACTTTGATCCTACTTTGAGTATGATCTTCTTTGGATAACTAAGAAGATAAGGAAGATTTATAtccagaatcagaatcagcGTATTATACACATATAAGAAATTCGACTCCAGTTTTAAGTAGCTCTGAATGGCCTTTGACATAGAACAATTTACTGGAAGATAGAAATAATATGGCCAACAAAGATAAGGAGaacaggtaaaaataaacacCTAACTTTACTGGGCATacagtttaaatgtaaaaatataatttatgatTCTGGTAACTGGGTTTAGTGTTATGTTATCCAGAATTACTAATATTGAATAAATCACCTTTGTCTGGAAATACCGCACTAGAAACTTCATTGTTTATTGTGCCTAAAATCTTTAACAAATCAACGTGAACTTTTGTTTACTTCAGACTTCTGgtgacaaatgtttttctttatctttgtttcCAGGATGAGAACATCATGAACTCCATGCAGCTCTTTGAGAATGTGATATAAAGAATCAGGATGCActcatttgttttccttcattaGCCCACTTACACAATTCAAACAAAGCACACCCACGCACATCAAGTTCCACTCTATCCTGGTACATAATGTAGGTACTGTAAAGATACAGGAactagcctttttttttgtttttgtttttttaatttttctattTTCGCCGTGCTCTTTTAGCTGAATCTTGCAACTGCTTCTGGATTGAGAGGACTGatacagacagaagaagagctTCCTGGGAAAAATCTCCCCGTctatctgctgtgtgtttttgtgtcataaatgaggaaacagaaaagCTCCTTGTGCTGTACCGTCAGACAGAAAGAACCAACAAGGAATAAAGAAGCTTACTGTACAATAATCCACTGACCTGAGCGCTCAAGGATACTAGCTTTAACACTAATACACCttcttacacacatacactgtttCACTCACACCAATCTGTTGTTTCCTCAAGAGTTTTTAGAGCACTGGATAAAGTGAACTAAGAGCAACAcgaaaaaaatgtcagtgtctcacaaaaaaagagaaatgaatgaactaAAGCATGTTTGTCATCAAATATGTGATGTGGAGTTAGCTTGCACTACAATTTTATGACTATGTATTATATGCGCCTGCATTAAAGGCACTGTAGATACCTGCACTTGATACACCCCtggtgtatgtatatatgtatagttAATAGTTATATCCCCTACGTTGTGTTGGTCTTATCTGTGCTGCACTGGGTGATGGAATAGGACCAGaactgaatatttgttttagaAATCTCTGTGTTAATCAGTTTAACATCATGTTAAGTCTCAGTTCTTCAACAAATTTAAACAtcatattcaaatatttctctttttttgtattttgaagaTTATGTTTAGCTGATCAGTTTGGAAAAGTGAGTCTGTATTGATCTGTGAAGAAGCAAAAGGACTGTTATACGTGCTGAATTAAGGCTTTATCTTGGTTCTTCAGTATCTACAAGCATGCTGACTCTTAAGTGCCACAGtattatgtacagtacagtaggaCCTTTGTGATGTCAGTTAATTAAAGATGCTGTCAACAGCTGCGACTTGTCCTTTTTAATGCGTCCCTTCACTGCATTTCCCTCCTGCATTCAGATGATGAAGCAGCAAAAACTGTGGGTGAACAAACATTAAGTGAGCTGACAAGAAAGACGTTCATCAGCAGGAAAATTGTGACGCAAAAACTGAAGAAATTATGATGTTTTGTCAGCAAATGTGAGGTACAAAATTGCAGTTATATAAATGGTCGATTCCTTTGACATTAGTGTGCCGTATTGAACTTCGAAtattgtttttctggttttggaCTTTCAAATCCGTCACAGTATGATCTTATTGTTATCCTTCATCAAACCATAACCGTAAAGCTCACAATAGGTTACTATTAACTGACACctatctcacacacatgcttacaTGTGCATTCATCTAAAATCCACTGCTTCTACACTGAAACCAAACAACTGGAGACAAAAGCAGAGTCTCCTGGTGCACAATACATGCACCTAAGTTACAAGGTTACTCGAGCAACCATGTTATGCAGGTCACTGGAGAATGTGCTTACATGCACTATAGTAACCcaactgctttttttctctgtatacATGCAgaatctgtgtgtttacattcactTAAACCCTGATCGCTTATAATCACTGTTGACCTGCACTGCCAAAACCAAGACCTAAGCCTGTGTCACTTGGTGAAAGGAATTTTGGGGTAAAATAAAACCATAGAAAAACTTTAACAAGAATCTATGTGTTGAATAGCATGTTGATTATGGCTTTCCAATAGAGTTTAGTAGATACAGAGACACATaccaataaaaataacatactCTGAAGTCTTATATTTGGACTATATATGTTATACACAGTCACACGCAGAGGATGGACTGGATGTCTTATTTAATGGAAATTATTTGCTCCCTTCTCAGGGGTGTAGCACCAAGCGGAAAGGGGACCTTCATGTGAAGAGGGCCCACAAAGACACTAAAATTAATAGCCGTAGATGCAAAGAGGAGCCCGTAAGAATCTTGTGCTATATCACTGTCTCTTCTGTTAgtaacattaaaacagctaaaCTGTTGAGTGAAAATTAAGTAAAACTGCCATCAGCTATTTCACTATTCATACTTCATGGCCTCAAAATActtttatctctctctatcttttgtTGCTCTCGATGACTCATTGTGAAACGTCCCCTATTTTGTGTATGTCATCATGGCTGTTTGCAAAACTACTATAAATTTGCAGAAGTCCTAGAAGTCCTAAATATTTCTCTTTAGGAGTTggtacagaagaaaaaaaaaagtgaatattcATCAGGTGCAAGAATGGATTACCAGCCCCTTTTATGGAGTCTGAATGCTCCAGATTAACAACATAGAAATTAGTTTTTGGTAATTTGAAAAGAGCCGTCATGGCACCGCATGACCCTGGACACATCCTGAACCCATTTTTTACTGTATTCCCATCTGTTTGCAGATGCAGGACTATTTGATTTGAAAAGGCATGTTTTAgcagtaaatatatgtaaatgtatctATGTCCAAACAAATCTCTTTGGGGACAATAAAACGTTCCTACCTATATAAACTGAAATGATAAGGGCGACACTAGAAATCTTTATGCCCTTACTTCAAGAATGACCgctatgttaaaatgtaattttataacttttcttttattatttgtattttacttACAGGAAGCTTATTCATAAATAAGTTTTTGCTTAGTTCTGTGAAACATCTTagttgtttctctttctttgagaagattTAAATCTGTTCAGAACTgaagaggtgaaacgtcttcatggatctGCAACCAAGTCCAGTTTCCCCAAATTGAACTCCAAAGTACATTTTGCCCAGTTAAATCACCACAAACTAATTACTGATTACCGACTGAGTCACACACAATGATGCACAGTCTGGGAAGAACAGTGATGTCATTAGGAGGTCACAGCTAATTTTTGCCCTCTGGCCCACTTGCTGGTCCTGATCAGGTGGCCAGAGAGGCcaaattaatgctaatgttacttcctgtttgttgGTTAGTCACCAGACCATTGTTTTACAACATATCATGACACTAACTGTATACCTGTCAGCTTGTTTTTGAGTTACTCTGCCCTCAAGTTTCCAAACATATATTTTAGATAATAAAGCAAAGCCCCTATAGTATATCCAGGTAACATTGTGCTTAGGTGGTCAATATTTCGAACCTGTATTTCAACAAAGCACTACAACCTACAACATATATCATGCTCCAGTAGAGACTCCACAGAATAACACTGATGACAGCTAATTTGTGCAGTAAGACAGAATGAAATTACATTGTAtgattcatgaaaaaaaaactttgactcCTGAAATCTTTATTAGGGGACATttcttaaaggagcagtgtgaaggatttaagGGCATCTATCAGTATAGTTGCACATTTTAACCCCCTTGTTTCACCTTGTCCTTAGTTTGAAGGAGAATGAAAGGCCCAATTtcgagccagtgtttagtttgtccattctgggcaaaaacatagaaacatggcagttcaacatggtggaagaggaccagcatcttctgtagatataaaaggctcattctaaggtaagaaaaaaatcttattttcatgtgatcacaaatgaaacaatattatatttcatatttcattcaaGTAGAGacctctaaatcttacacactgggcctttaaatACCAAATACCATCACAAAATACCATGTTTTATAAATACGCCAGCTCTTTAACTCTCAAATAATCCTTGTATATTACTATTAACACTATTAATACTTGACATATGTACCAATATTTCACTCATAATCaacaaaaccttaaaaaaagtactttaaaggcagtgtaaataaacaaacataaacaaatgaaaacaatattatattcaattcttgccatattttaaagaaagaacctccttaatcttacacactggacatttaaatcCCAAATATCAGTACTAAATACCATGTTTTATAAAAACGTCAACTCCTTTAACTGTCAAATAATCTTATCTACTTGATACATGTACCAACATTTCActtaaaatcaacaaaaactgagataatatatatattttgcatcTTTCTGGTTTATTTTTCCGGTTTATCCCAGTTATACAACCTTGTACCAATGGGTTATCCTAGGACAACTCATTAAAGgtaatgtaaataaacaacCATTAGATGGCAGTGTGGTGGAAATAGATTATTTCCACTGTGTCCTGAGGCAGAAGCAGAGAGatcccattttattttttttaggaggcGGTGAACgtgcttaaaaacaaacaaactaacaaacaaacaaacaaacaaaaattttaaaaagctgttttttacaAACACTGTTTACGGACTGTCACTGGGACCATTACAGGGGGAAAAAGGAGGCATGCGTCACCGCTAGCccacctctgattggctgagtcgCGGCTCCAAAGGCGGGGCGAGAGGCAGACCCCTGACGTAACGGGTGGATGTGGGCATGCGTGACAACCAACGTCAACCCCGTGGCTTTATGAAAGGCGAAATCCCTCCATGGGAGCACGGTGTGGTAGCAGTTTAAAACCCCGTCTGTTAAGGAGAAGGCACTTGTCTCGGAACACGGAGGCGGTCTCAGCTCCTCACTCCAGTCCGTTGTGTGTGCGCTTCCCTCCGGCTTCAAGTGTAGGCTAGCTTTGCCTCCTTCCTGCGCACCGCGGCAACAACACAGACCACGGGGACGAGCCAGCGGACGTAACGCTAGCCGAGCAGGGAAGCGGgctctgtcttctctttcaTCACGCAGGTGAGCACAAAACGTGCCATTCTTAATCACATGAGACACACTGTAGCACACATGTGGATGTTA
This genomic stretch from Larimichthys crocea isolate SSNF chromosome III, L_crocea_2.0, whole genome shotgun sequence harbors:
- the kcnip3b gene encoding calsenilin isoform X4 — its product is MSVRWETEGLQTVGIVCLVIMFLKLMHLLGLIDITETDDSSDSDLELSTVRHQPEGLDQLQAQTKFTRKELQSLYRGFKNECPSGMVDEETFKTIYSQFFPQGDATTYAHFLFNAFDIDRNGSIRFEDFVIGLSVLLRGSVTEKLNWAFNLYDINKDGYITKEEMLAIMKSIYDMMGRYTYPCVRDEAPYEHVDKFFQKMDKNRDGVVTIEEFIETCQKDENIMNSMQLFENVI
- the kcnip3b gene encoding calsenilin isoform X1, which gives rise to MFHSILCFTALLDVFSEYSLSLFRRTAQLSSYKPLSVDLFSLFCFFLPLTITLSLFSIYLLSHHLDVNTLPPPPPPLLFSLSKDDSSDSDLELSTVRHQPEGLDQLQAQTKFTRKELQSLYRGFKNECPSGMVDEETFKTIYSQFFPQGDATTYAHFLFNAFDIDRNGSIRFEDFVIGLSVLLRGSVTEKLNWAFNLYDINKDGYITKEEMLAIMKSIYDMMGRYTYPCVRDEAPYEHVDKFFQKMDKNRDGVVTIEEFIETCQKDENIMNSMQLFENVI
- the kcnip3b gene encoding calsenilin isoform X5 → MGIQGMELFAIGVVIILFMAVLKQFGILEPMSSFEDDSSDSDLELSTVRHQPEGLDQLQAQTKFTRKELQSLYRGFKNECPSGMVDEETFKTIYSQFFPQGDATTYAHFLFNAFDIDRNGSIRFEDFVIGLSVLLRGSVTEKLNWAFNLYDINKDGYITKEEMLAIMKSIYDMMGRYTYPCVRDEAPYEHVDKFFQKMDKNRDGVVTIEEFIETCQKDENIMNSMQLFENVI
- the kcnip3b gene encoding calsenilin isoform X2 — protein: MQADGKVVDGSLLGDANGVDPAPGRVKDSGKWQKPRFSRKALMKCCLVKWIIASTQPQDKDDSSDSDLELSTVRHQPEGLDQLQAQTKFTRKELQSLYRGFKNECPSGMVDEETFKTIYSQFFPQGDATTYAHFLFNAFDIDRNGSIRFEDFVIGLSVLLRGSVTEKLNWAFNLYDINKDGYITKEEMLAIMKSIYDMMGRYTYPCVRDEAPYEHVDKFFQKMDKNRDGVVTIEEFIETCQKDENIMNSMQLFENVI
- the kcnip3b gene encoding calsenilin isoform X3, whose protein sequence is MQADGKVVDGSLLGDANGVDPAPGRVKDSGKWQKPRFSRKALMKCCLVKWIIASTQPQDKDSSDSDLELSTVRHQPEGLDQLQAQTKFTRKELQSLYRGFKNECPSGMVDEETFKTIYSQFFPQGDATTYAHFLFNAFDIDRNGSIRFEDFVIGLSVLLRGSVTEKLNWAFNLYDINKDGYITKEEMLAIMKSIYDMMGRYTYPCVRDEAPYEHVDKFFQKMDKNRDGVVTIEEFIETCQKDENIMNSMQLFENVI